Proteins co-encoded in one Streptomyces sp. JH34 genomic window:
- a CDS encoding LacI family DNA-binding transcriptional regulator, protein MGRVAGIKDVARQAGVSVGTVSNVINRPEAVLPDTRARVLAAIEDLGYVRSESARQLRAGRSRIMALLVLDMGNPFFVDVARGAERAARDAGLGVMVCNSGQSQEEEAEYLGLFAEQRVCGVLVTPADATGGNLEAFARHRIPYVLVDRVAASTDTCAVSVDDVRGGMLAVGHLVSAGHRSVAYVSGPGDLHQIRDRREGALAALAEAGLGLEALVEIPSDRLDVAAGRDAGARLLGLVPRPTAVFCANDLLALGVLQSLYAAGVRVPQDVAIVGYDDIEFAAAAAVPLTSVRQPAVVMGRMAAELLLEEADDEDGSHRHRSVVLQPELVVRASSAAPR, encoded by the coding sequence GTGGGGCGTGTGGCAGGGATCAAGGACGTGGCCCGGCAGGCCGGAGTCTCGGTGGGCACGGTCTCCAATGTGATCAACCGTCCCGAGGCGGTGCTACCCGACACCCGGGCCCGCGTGCTGGCGGCGATCGAGGACCTCGGATACGTACGCAGTGAGTCCGCCCGGCAGCTCAGGGCGGGGCGCAGCCGCATCATGGCGCTGCTCGTGCTGGACATGGGCAACCCGTTCTTCGTCGACGTCGCCCGGGGCGCCGAGCGTGCGGCCCGGGACGCCGGCCTCGGCGTGATGGTCTGCAACAGCGGCCAGAGCCAGGAGGAGGAGGCCGAATACCTCGGGCTCTTCGCCGAGCAGCGGGTCTGCGGGGTGCTGGTCACCCCGGCCGACGCCACCGGCGGCAACCTCGAGGCCTTCGCCCGCCACCGGATCCCGTACGTGCTGGTCGACCGGGTGGCCGCGTCCACCGACACCTGCGCCGTCTCCGTGGACGACGTACGGGGCGGCATGCTCGCCGTCGGGCACCTCGTGTCGGCCGGCCACCGCTCGGTCGCCTATGTGAGCGGGCCCGGCGACCTCCACCAGATCAGGGACCGCCGCGAGGGCGCCCTCGCCGCCCTCGCCGAGGCGGGGCTCGGCCTCGAGGCGCTCGTCGAGATCCCGTCCGACCGGCTGGACGTGGCGGCGGGCCGCGACGCCGGGGCCAGGCTGCTCGGCCTCGTCCCCCGGCCGACCGCGGTGTTCTGCGCCAACGACCTGCTGGCGCTCGGCGTCCTGCAGTCCCTGTACGCCGCGGGCGTGCGCGTGCCGCAGGACGTCGCCATCGTCGGCTACGACGACATCGAGTTCGCCGCTGCCGCGGCCGTGCCGCTCACCTCGGTCCGGCAGCCCGCCGTGGTCATGGGCAGGATGGCGGCGGAGCTCCTCCTGGAGGAGGCGGACGACGAGGACGGCAGCCACCGGCACCGGAGCGTGGTGCTCCAGCCGGAGCTGGTCGTACGCGCCTCCAGCGCCGCCCCGCGCTGA
- a CDS encoding CGNR zinc finger domain-containing protein has translation MLIPHDTRIALDVVVDLVNTAPQEDTGDGLAELTALYAFAERHHISGVGALGDKDLRAVLDVRSRFAEIFAAPDARTAADLVNALVAAAGTTPQLTDHDGYDWHIHYFAPDASIADHLAADCGMALAFIVVAGEQDRLRRCEAPDCRDAFVDLSRNRSRRYCSSRTCGNRLHVAAYRARRREAAG, from the coding sequence GTGCTGATCCCTCACGACACCCGGATCGCCCTCGACGTGGTGGTCGATCTGGTGAACACCGCACCCCAGGAGGACACGGGCGACGGGCTCGCGGAGCTCACCGCTCTCTACGCCTTCGCGGAGCGCCACCACATCAGCGGCGTCGGCGCTCTGGGCGACAAGGACCTGCGCGCCGTACTGGACGTCCGGAGCCGGTTCGCGGAGATATTCGCGGCGCCCGACGCCCGCACCGCGGCCGACCTGGTCAACGCCCTGGTGGCCGCGGCCGGCACCACGCCGCAGCTCACGGACCACGACGGCTACGACTGGCACATCCACTACTTCGCGCCTGACGCCTCGATCGCGGACCACCTCGCCGCCGACTGCGGAATGGCCCTGGCCTTCATCGTCGTCGCCGGGGAGCAGGACCGGCTGCGGCGCTGCGAGGCCCCGGACTGCCGGGACGCCTTCGTCGACCTGTCGCGCAACCGGTCCCGTCGCTACTGTTCCAGCCGCACCTGCGGCAACCGGCTCCACGTCGCCGCGTACCGGGCCAGGCGCCGGGAAGCGGCAGGCTGA
- a CDS encoding SsgA family sporulation/cell division regulator yields MNTTVSCELHLRLVVSSESSLPVPAGLRYDTADPYAVHATFHTGAEETVEWVFARDLLAEGLHRPTGTGDVRVWPSRSHGQGVVCIALSSPEGEALLEAPARALESFLKRTDAAVPPGTEHRHFDLDTELSHILAES; encoded by the coding sequence ATGAACACCACGGTCAGCTGCGAGCTGCACCTGCGCCTCGTTGTGTCGAGCGAGTCCTCACTGCCTGTACCCGCGGGCCTGCGGTATGACACGGCCGATCCCTATGCCGTGCACGCCACCTTCCACACCGGAGCGGAGGAGACGGTCGAATGGGTTTTCGCCCGTGACCTCCTTGCCGAGGGGCTGCACCGGCCCACCGGCACCGGAGACGTCCGCGTCTGGCCATCTCGAAGTCACGGCCAAGGCGTCGTCTGCATCGCACTGAGCTCCCCGGAGGGCGAAGCCCTGCTGGAAGCCCCGGCAAGGGCCCTGGAGTCGTTCCTGAAGAGGACCGACGCCGCGGTACCGCCCGGCACCGAGCATCGTCACTTCGACCTCGATACGGAGCTCTCACACATCCTGGCCGAGAGCTGA
- a CDS encoding TIGR02611 family protein has product MNAESDERKEAAATVAPGSAAGDEKAAERELGSRAPGFIKGSRVLHLSWQVGIFVVGLAVVGAGIVMLPLPGPGWLVIFGGMAIWATEFVWAQLVLRWTRRKVTEAAQRALDPKVRRRNIILTAVGLVIIAVLVGIYVWKFGIVMPWKIDQ; this is encoded by the coding sequence ATGAACGCGGAGAGTGACGAGCGGAAAGAGGCCGCCGCGACGGTGGCCCCTGGGTCCGCTGCGGGGGACGAGAAGGCGGCGGAGCGTGAGCTGGGCTCGCGGGCGCCCGGGTTCATCAAGGGATCGAGGGTTCTCCACCTGAGCTGGCAGGTGGGGATCTTCGTCGTCGGCCTCGCCGTCGTCGGGGCGGGCATCGTGATGCTCCCGCTGCCCGGCCCGGGGTGGCTCGTGATCTTCGGCGGCATGGCGATCTGGGCGACCGAGTTCGTCTGGGCGCAGCTCGTCCTGCGCTGGACCCGGCGCAAGGTCACCGAGGCGGCGCAGCGTGCCCTCGACCCGAAGGTCAGGCGGCGCAACATCATCCTCACCGCGGTGGGGCTCGTGATCATCGCGGTGCTCGTCGGGATCTACGTCTGGAAGTTCGGCATCGTGATGCCCTGGAAGATCGACCAGTGA
- a CDS encoding extracellular solute-binding protein yields the protein MSRNNGMDRRQLLKLAGLSAAGLGLTAAGCGSGSGGSGGPVTIRHSWWGADDRAKKVQQCVGLFEKKHPKIKVKTDFQQYPDFWKKFNTQAAGGNPPDVIQNAVTFLRKYEAKNVLLDLSPQVEKGNLDLGGFRAGLEKFAEIDGKLLGVPVGSNSMALVIDEKVYEKAGITPEIGWTWDDWLAGMQKIRSGQKIAGDAGPHGVMYLYDLILRQNGKAFFTEDGMGFGEAELLPYWTEALERVKAGLYADPNKVEQIKPASATAKGLSAGEFTWDNFSVRYSAEGKSSYGLAPIPSTDGKKTGQYLGSLMLSGTARTKHPAEVATFISFMTHDPEVARIMGYDRGVPATTAQFEAFQPTDAPSKAIAAYETSIADAGVLEPITPHPAGADVIEAAFLRIGADLALGKTSPKDSVKQFFSEAKTALAAN from the coding sequence ATGTCTCGAAACAACGGCATGGACAGGCGACAGCTGCTGAAGCTGGCCGGCCTCTCGGCGGCCGGTCTCGGGCTGACCGCAGCCGGTTGCGGCTCGGGCAGCGGCGGCTCCGGTGGTCCGGTCACCATCCGGCACTCGTGGTGGGGTGCGGACGACCGCGCCAAGAAGGTCCAGCAGTGCGTCGGCCTCTTCGAGAAGAAGCACCCGAAGATCAAGGTGAAGACGGACTTCCAGCAGTACCCGGACTTCTGGAAGAAGTTCAACACGCAGGCGGCCGGCGGCAACCCTCCGGACGTCATCCAGAACGCCGTGACCTTCCTGCGCAAGTACGAGGCGAAGAACGTCCTCCTCGACCTCAGCCCCCAGGTGGAGAAGGGCAACCTCGACCTCGGCGGCTTCCGCGCCGGGCTGGAGAAGTTCGCCGAGATCGACGGCAAGCTGCTCGGCGTGCCGGTCGGCAGCAACTCGATGGCCCTGGTCATCGACGAGAAGGTGTACGAGAAGGCGGGAATCACCCCCGAGATCGGCTGGACCTGGGACGACTGGCTGGCCGGCATGCAGAAGATCAGGAGCGGGCAGAAGATCGCCGGTGACGCCGGACCGCACGGCGTGATGTACCTGTACGACCTGATCCTGCGCCAGAACGGCAAGGCCTTCTTCACCGAGGACGGCATGGGCTTCGGAGAGGCCGAACTGCTGCCGTACTGGACCGAGGCCCTCGAGCGGGTCAAGGCGGGGCTCTACGCCGACCCCAACAAGGTCGAGCAGATCAAGCCCGCCTCGGCGACCGCCAAGGGCCTCTCCGCCGGCGAGTTCACCTGGGACAACTTCTCCGTCCGCTACAGCGCGGAGGGCAAGAGCAGCTACGGCCTCGCGCCCATCCCGAGCACCGACGGCAAGAAGACCGGTCAGTACCTCGGGTCGCTGATGCTGAGCGGCACGGCGCGCACCAAGCACCCCGCCGAGGTGGCCACCTTCATCAGCTTCATGACCCACGACCCCGAGGTCGCCCGGATCATGGGATACGACCGCGGCGTGCCCGCCACCACCGCGCAGTTCGAGGCGTTCCAGCCCACCGACGCCCCCAGCAAGGCCATCGCCGCGTACGAGACTTCCATCGCCGACGCCGGCGTCCTCGAGCCCATCACCCCGCACCCGGCGGGCGCCGACGTCATCGAGGCGGCCTTCCTCCGCATCGGCGCCGACCTGGCGCTGGGCAAGACCTCGCCGAAGGACTCCGTGAAGCAGTTCTTCTCCGAGGCGAAGACCGCCCTCGCCGCGAACTGA
- a CDS encoding sugar ABC transporter permease — translation MTHIQISPGAVVSGDDRSVTERSGPEGGAPPDGGKPPGRRENLAGYLFMSPWIAGFLFLIAGPMVFSLYLSFTEYNLFEAPRWIGLQNFTDMFADPRWRQSVKVTSWYVLIGTPVKLAAALAVAMLLAQKRWGQSFYRAAFYAPSLIGASVSAAIVWRALFSDDAIVDRTQKVFGFEVGGWIGDPSMIIYALIALTVWQFGAPMVIFLAGLKQVPRELYEAAEVDGAGPWRRFFHITLPMISPVLFFNVLLETIHSFQIFGSAYIVSNGSCGPADATLVYTCYLYEQGFVNSRMGFASAMGWLLLVAVGLVTAVLFWSQKRWVHYEEGGR, via the coding sequence GTGACTCACATCCAGATCTCCCCGGGCGCCGTCGTCTCCGGGGACGACCGCTCCGTCACCGAGCGGAGCGGCCCGGAGGGCGGCGCCCCGCCGGACGGCGGCAAGCCGCCCGGCCGCCGCGAGAACCTGGCCGGCTATCTGTTCATGTCGCCCTGGATCGCGGGCTTCCTGTTCCTGATCGCCGGGCCCATGGTGTTCTCGCTGTACCTGTCGTTCACCGAGTACAACCTCTTCGAGGCGCCTCGCTGGATCGGCCTCCAGAACTTCACCGACATGTTCGCCGACCCCCGCTGGCGCCAGTCGGTGAAGGTCACCTCCTGGTACGTGCTGATCGGCACCCCGGTCAAGCTGGCCGCCGCACTCGCCGTCGCCATGCTGCTGGCGCAGAAGCGGTGGGGCCAGTCCTTCTACCGGGCGGCGTTCTACGCCCCGTCCCTGATCGGGGCGAGCGTCTCGGCGGCCATCGTCTGGCGCGCGCTGTTCTCGGACGACGCGATCGTCGACCGCACGCAGAAGGTGTTCGGCTTCGAGGTCGGCGGCTGGATCGGCGACCCCTCGATGATCATCTACGCGCTGATCGCCCTCACCGTCTGGCAGTTCGGCGCGCCGATGGTCATCTTCCTGGCCGGCCTCAAGCAGGTGCCCCGGGAGCTGTACGAGGCGGCCGAGGTGGACGGGGCCGGCCCCTGGCGCAGGTTCTTCCACATCACCCTGCCGATGATCTCCCCGGTGCTGTTCTTCAACGTCCTGCTGGAGACCATCCACTCGTTCCAGATCTTCGGCTCGGCCTACATCGTCAGCAACGGCAGCTGCGGACCGGCCGACGCGACACTCGTCTACACCTGTTACCTGTACGAACAAGGCTTCGTGAACAGCCGCATGGGATTCGCCTCGGCCATGGGATGGCTGCTGCTGGTCGCCGTGGGCCTAGTCACCGCCGTGCTGTTCTGGTCCCAGAAGCGCTGGGTGCACTACGAGGAGGGCGGCCGATGA
- a CDS encoding carbohydrate ABC transporter permease, whose product MSLLTAAVRRRGPGALAWHLGALVILAVVLYPVVWTIGASFKPSADIIGALNLFPADPIGDNYTRLTEGIADIPISTFFLNSAYIAVGSVVGVVLSCSLTAYAFAKVRFAGRNIMFAIMIGTLLLPYHVLIIPQYVLFQKLELINTFTPLLIGKYLATDAFFVFLMVQFMRGLPKELDEAARLDGCGHLRTYWSIVMPLCRPALVTSAIFTFINAWNDFMGPLLYLNEPDKYTVSMGLKMFIDQDAVADYGGMIAMSLVALLPVLAFFVAFQRYLIDGMATSGLKG is encoded by the coding sequence ATGAGTCTCCTTACAGCAGCCGTACGGCGCCGGGGACCCGGCGCGCTCGCCTGGCACCTCGGTGCGCTCGTCATCCTCGCCGTGGTCCTCTACCCGGTGGTGTGGACGATCGGCGCCTCGTTCAAGCCCAGCGCGGACATCATCGGCGCCCTGAACCTGTTCCCGGCCGACCCGATCGGTGACAACTACACCCGGCTCACCGAGGGCATCGCCGACATCCCCATCTCGACGTTCTTCCTGAACTCGGCCTACATAGCCGTCGGTTCCGTCGTGGGTGTCGTGCTGTCCTGCTCACTGACCGCCTACGCCTTCGCCAAGGTGCGCTTCGCCGGCCGCAACATCATGTTCGCCATCATGATCGGCACCCTCCTGCTGCCGTACCACGTACTGATCATCCCGCAGTACGTCCTGTTCCAGAAGCTGGAGCTGATCAACACCTTCACCCCGCTGCTGATCGGCAAGTACCTGGCCACCGACGCCTTCTTCGTCTTCTTGATGGTGCAGTTCATGCGCGGCCTGCCCAAGGAGCTCGACGAGGCCGCACGGCTGGACGGCTGCGGGCACCTGAGGACCTACTGGTCCATCGTCATGCCGCTCTGCCGGCCGGCGCTGGTCACCAGTGCGATCTTCACGTTCATCAACGCCTGGAACGACTTCATGGGCCCCCTGCTGTACCTCAACGAGCCGGACAAGTACACGGTCTCCATGGGGCTCAAGATGTTCATCGACCAGGACGCGGTGGCGGACTACGGCGGCATGATCGCCATGTCGCTGGTGGCCCTCCTCCCGGTGCTGGCCTTCTTCGTGGCCTTCCAGCGCTACCTGATCGACGGCATGGCCACCTCGGGCCTGAAGGGCTGA
- a CDS encoding Tat pathway signal sequence domain protein yields MSRMPRRTLLKAAAAAGAAAQIGWTLGAAPASAATRGAEHTDEPVALTWLESGGLGAAPGSTLGVPWPKGRYAKDQTFALSTEDGKDVPVQTWPIGYWPDGSLKWTAHAVGPEVTAKKFSLTAGAPAAPSKKVTAVRKGGTITVSTGVITARLGTNGSALVKTVTRGSTEIARDGRLVLVRQGEIEDGDQGSEKYERFESVVEEAVVEQDGPVRAVVRIDGRHRKGSRSWMPFSVRLYFYAGADSFRMVHTITYDGTLEPGKASGDFVRGLGVRFTVPMRDAAYDRHIRIGGDGTGLLREAVKGITGLRRDPGAAVREAQFAGQKLPDPATWDQRVTTRLQYIPEWGDYTLSQLSADGFGLRKRTKKGHGWIGAGGGRRASGFGYVGGPSGGFSFGLRDFWEKHPAQLDIRDAHTDEAEVTLWLWSPEAQPMDLRFYHDGMGQETYPEQLEGLNITYEDYEPGFGTPYGIARTSELLFWANESTPAPETLARQVDAVRTPPQLAAPPKQLVKAKVFGGLFAEPDRSTAAKSKIEDHLDFLFTYYKDQVEMRRWYGFWDYGDIMHTYDPTRHQWCYDVGGYAWDNSELSPDLWLWYAYMRSGRADIYRFAEAMTRHTGEVDVYHLGQWAGLGTRHGVQHYADSAKQQRIANTTYRRMFYFLTADERVGDLMHANVDSDETFLALDPIRKIRTEPYTPDRHALSIGFGTDWSGLVSAWLTEWERRGPKWEKARARVLSTMETIAAQPNGFVQGVGLYDLDTGKFAIAEKPAVGVSHLSAMFGLVELNAELIDMIDMPAFEAAWIDYCRYFNATKAEQAARYGSNFGTLLLFQGHSRQDAYAAVRTGDVTLATRAWKQFYSSADTWDYKEGTDWSTKRVEGPTGPVPGSEAAWVSTNTTALYGLAAIQNLALVGDKMP; encoded by the coding sequence ATGTCCAGGATGCCCCGCAGAACACTCCTGAAGGCCGCGGCAGCGGCCGGCGCAGCCGCACAGATCGGCTGGACCCTCGGCGCAGCTCCCGCGTCGGCGGCGACCCGGGGCGCGGAGCACACCGACGAACCCGTCGCCCTGACCTGGCTGGAGTCCGGCGGGCTCGGCGCGGCCCCCGGCTCCACGCTCGGCGTGCCCTGGCCCAAGGGGCGGTATGCCAAGGACCAGACGTTCGCGCTGTCCACGGAGGACGGCAAGGACGTCCCCGTCCAGACCTGGCCCATCGGCTACTGGCCGGACGGCTCGCTCAAGTGGACCGCGCACGCCGTGGGTCCCGAGGTCACCGCCAAGAAGTTCTCCCTCACCGCAGGCGCCCCGGCGGCCCCGTCGAAGAAGGTCACGGCGGTCCGCAAGGGCGGCACCATCACCGTCTCCACGGGGGTGATCACAGCGAGGCTCGGGACGAACGGTTCCGCCCTCGTCAAGACCGTCACGCGCGGCTCCACCGAGATAGCCCGCGACGGCCGGCTCGTCCTCGTGCGCCAGGGGGAGATCGAGGACGGCGACCAGGGCAGCGAGAAGTACGAACGCTTCGAGAGCGTCGTCGAGGAGGCCGTGGTCGAACAGGACGGACCGGTCCGGGCCGTGGTCCGCATCGACGGCAGGCACCGCAAGGGTTCACGGTCCTGGATGCCGTTCTCCGTACGCCTCTACTTCTACGCCGGTGCCGATTCCTTCCGGATGGTGCACACCATCACGTACGACGGCACCCTCGAGCCCGGCAAGGCGAGCGGCGACTTCGTGCGCGGCCTCGGCGTCCGCTTCACCGTGCCCATGCGTGACGCGGCCTACGACCGCCACATCCGCATCGGCGGTGACGGCACCGGACTCCTGCGGGAAGCCGTCAAGGGCATCACCGGGCTGCGCCGCGACCCCGGGGCGGCCGTGCGCGAGGCGCAGTTCGCCGGTCAGAAGCTCCCCGACCCCGCCACCTGGGACCAGCGGGTCACCACCCGGCTCCAGTACATCCCCGAATGGGGCGACTACACCCTCTCCCAGCTGTCCGCCGACGGCTTCGGCCTGCGCAAGCGCACGAAGAAGGGGCACGGCTGGATCGGTGCCGGCGGCGGACGGAGGGCATCGGGCTTCGGGTACGTCGGAGGCCCCAGCGGGGGGTTCTCCTTCGGGCTCCGCGACTTCTGGGAGAAGCACCCCGCCCAGCTCGACATCCGTGACGCGCACACCGACGAGGCGGAGGTCACCCTCTGGCTCTGGTCGCCCGAGGCCCAGCCCATGGACCTGCGCTTCTACCACGACGGCATGGGACAGGAGACCTACCCGGAGCAGCTCGAAGGCCTCAACATCACGTACGAGGACTACGAACCGGGCTTCGGCACCCCGTACGGCATCGCGCGGACCAGCGAACTCCTGTTCTGGGCGAACGAATCCACCCCGGCGCCCGAGACGCTCGCCCGGCAGGTCGACGCCGTACGCACACCGCCCCAGCTCGCCGCCCCGCCGAAGCAGCTCGTCAAGGCGAAGGTCTTCGGGGGCCTGTTCGCCGAACCCGACCGCTCCACCGCCGCGAAGTCGAAGATCGAGGACCACCTGGACTTCCTCTTCACGTACTACAAGGACCAGGTGGAAATGCGCCGTTGGTACGGCTTCTGGGACTACGGCGACATCATGCACACCTACGACCCGACCCGTCACCAGTGGTGCTACGACGTCGGCGGCTACGCCTGGGACAACTCCGAACTCTCGCCCGACCTCTGGCTCTGGTACGCCTACATGCGCTCCGGCCGCGCCGACATCTACCGCTTCGCGGAGGCCATGACGCGGCACACCGGTGAGGTCGACGTCTACCACCTGGGTCAATGGGCCGGACTCGGCACCCGTCACGGGGTCCAGCACTACGCCGACAGCGCCAAGCAGCAGCGCATCGCCAACACCACCTACCGGCGCATGTTCTACTTCCTCACCGCCGACGAGCGCGTCGGTGACCTCATGCACGCCAACGTCGACTCCGACGAGACCTTCCTCGCCCTCGACCCGATCCGCAAGATCCGCACCGAGCCCTACACCCCGGACCGCCACGCGCTGTCCATCGGCTTCGGCACGGACTGGAGCGGCCTCGTCTCCGCCTGGCTCACCGAGTGGGAACGGCGTGGGCCCAAGTGGGAGAAGGCCAGGGCCCGCGTCCTGTCCACCATGGAGACCATCGCCGCCCAGCCCAACGGCTTCGTGCAGGGCGTCGGCCTCTACGACCTGGACACCGGGAAGTTCGCGATCGCCGAGAAGCCTGCGGTCGGCGTCTCGCACCTGTCGGCCATGTTCGGCCTGGTCGAACTCAACGCCGAGCTCATCGACATGATCGACATGCCGGCGTTCGAGGCGGCCTGGATCGACTACTGCCGCTACTTCAACGCCACCAAGGCCGAGCAGGCCGCCCGCTACGGCAGCAACTTCGGCACCCTCCTGCTGTTCCAGGGCCACTCGCGCCAGGACGCCTACGCCGCCGTACGGACCGGTGACGTCACCCTGGCCACCCGGGCGTGGAAGCAGTTCTACAGCAGCGCCGACACCTGGGACTACAAGGAGGGCACCGACTGGAGCACCAAGAGGGTCGAAGGGCCCACCGGGCCCGTACCGGGCAGTGAGGCGGCCTGGGTCAGCACCAACACCACCGCCCTGTACGGCCTGGCGGCCATCCAGAACCTCGCACTCGTCGGCGACAAGATGCCGTAG
- a CDS encoding 3'-5' exonuclease, giving the protein MTHWFEGPLAAFDTETTGVDVEEDRIVSAALVVQDAAGGRLRVTRWLVNPGIPVPPGATEIHGLTDDHLQRNGRWPAPVVEEIARSLAEQSATGRPLVVMNAPFDLTLLDRELRRHRASSLAGYLGRKPLCVLDPRVLDKHLDRYRKGRRTLTDLCELYGVPLDGAHDAAADAAASLELVRAVGRRFSARLERLSPAEVHALQAVWHAAQARGLQAWFEKNGEPEAVDPAWPLRPGLPAAA; this is encoded by the coding sequence ATGACGCATTGGTTCGAGGGGCCGCTGGCGGCTTTTGACACCGAGACGACAGGCGTGGACGTCGAGGAGGACCGGATCGTGTCGGCCGCCCTCGTCGTCCAGGATGCGGCGGGCGGACGGCTCCGCGTCACCCGCTGGCTGGTCAACCCGGGGATCCCGGTGCCACCCGGCGCCACCGAGATCCACGGCCTGACCGACGACCATCTGCAGCGCAACGGCCGGTGGCCCGCACCGGTCGTCGAGGAGATAGCCCGGTCGCTGGCCGAGCAGAGCGCCACGGGACGGCCGCTGGTCGTGATGAACGCGCCGTTCGACCTGACACTGCTGGACCGGGAACTGAGGCGTCACCGGGCCTCGTCGCTGGCCGGCTACCTGGGGAGGAAGCCGCTCTGCGTGCTCGATCCCCGGGTGCTGGACAAGCACCTGGACCGCTACCGCAAGGGCCGCCGGACCCTGACGGACCTGTGCGAGCTGTACGGGGTCCCCCTGGACGGCGCGCACGACGCGGCGGCCGACGCCGCGGCCTCCCTCGAACTGGTGCGTGCGGTGGGACGGCGGTTCTCGGCGCGGCTGGAGCGGCTGTCCCCGGCGGAGGTGCACGCGCTGCAGGCGGTGTGGCACGCGGCGCAGGCCCGCGGACTGCAGGCGTGGTTCGAGAAGAACGGCGAGCCGGAGGCGGTGGATCCGGCGTGGCCGTTGCGCCCTGGGCTGCCCGCGGCCGCCTGA
- a CDS encoding DUF4365 domain-containing protein, producing the protein MALAQPNPGSPARTEDHGGKPPQQRNTPPMRGTLATTACMETLQVGYLHAVAAAAGCSLSQPFPDNGIDWHVSHGAPAHTVDDEVTVKVQLKCTYQIAPHPPGTTFSFTLDNAHLVKLARTPVSVHKILVVMLVPRSQDDWLRAGHDRLDLRHCCYWTNLAGHPVTGRHRTTVRIPTSRIFDDRALCEIMARVGAGGRP; encoded by the coding sequence ATGGCGCTCGCGCAGCCGAACCCAGGGAGTCCCGCCCGCACCGAGGACCACGGGGGAAAGCCGCCGCAGCAGCGGAACACGCCACCGATGCGCGGCACACTCGCCACCACCGCCTGCATGGAGACCCTCCAGGTGGGTTACCTCCACGCCGTCGCCGCCGCGGCGGGCTGCTCGCTCTCGCAGCCCTTCCCCGACAACGGCATCGACTGGCACGTGAGCCACGGCGCCCCCGCCCACACCGTCGACGACGAGGTGACCGTCAAGGTGCAGCTCAAGTGCACCTACCAGATCGCCCCGCACCCACCCGGCACCACGTTCTCCTTCACCCTCGACAACGCCCATCTCGTGAAGCTCGCGAGAACCCCGGTGTCGGTGCACAAGATCCTGGTCGTGATGCTCGTGCCCCGCAGCCAGGACGACTGGCTGCGGGCCGGACACGACAGGCTGGACCTGCGGCACTGCTGTTACTGGACGAATCTGGCCGGCCACCCGGTGACGGGGCGGCACCGGACCACCGTGCGGATCCCGACCTCGCGGATCTTCGACGACCGCGCACTCTGCGAGATCATGGCCCGGGTCGGGGCGGGAGGGAGACCCTGA